The segment CAAAATGAATAGAGGGGAAATCGTTTCTATTATCGGTCCTTCTGGGTCTGGTAAATCTACATTCTTGCGCTGTTTAGGTCAATTAGAGACTATCGACGGTGGTTCTATTACTGTAGATGGCACTGTTCTTGCTAGTACTGATGCTAATGGCACTGTAAACTATGCAAGCCAAGAAACACAACATGACTTGCTATTACGGATGGGCATGGTGTTCCAATCTTTCAATTTATTCCCTCATATGACCGTGCTCGATAATATTATGATCGCACCGCGTATGGTAAAAGGCATGAAAGATGATGAGATTTTATCGATTGCAGAGCGATTACTTAATAAAGTTGGCCTATGGGAAAAGCGCGATATGTATCCATCCCGTTTATCTGGGGGCCAACAACAACGTGTGGCTATAGCTCGTGCATTGGCGATGAATCCAGAAATTATGCTCTTTGATGAACCAACATCTGCTCTTGACCCAGAGTTAACAGGTGAGGTTCTAAAGACTATTAAACAGTTGGCTGATGATCACATGACGATGATTATCGTAACTCATGAAATGAACTTTGCTCGTGAAGTATCTGACCGTGTCATCTTCATGGCCGACGGTGTCATCCAAGAGGAAGGCACACCAGAGCAAATTTTCAATAATCCACAGAACGATAGAACGAAAGCGTTCTTGGAGAATATGTTATAGGAGGTCTTATGAAGTTACGTTTTATTGCCGCTACATTAGCTGTAATGGCTATGGGCACGACCTCTATTATGGCGGAAGGTTTGCAGGGGACACCTAGCACACCAATAGCTATTGTAGACTCACAAAAAGACTCTGCATCTATCTTGCCAGAACAATATAAGTCCTATGCTACTACGATGAATACAGTGGTTAAGGATTATAAAAATGGCTATACCTTTACGCTTCCTTGGCGTGTAGCTGATGGTGTTAAACTGGATATGGATGTGCGCAGTGAAAGTGAGCATATTCAAGGCTATTCTTTCAACTTAGCAGGTCCAACTCAAGATGATTCCTATACTGTGTCTTTTACAAAGCGCAATAATACACCGCAAGATGGGGTATCTCAAAAGGAATGGAATACGACTTGGTATGGCGTGCCAATCAAGGGTATGTCTGATGAAGAATATTTGAGCATTTGGCGTCAACATAGTAATGCCTTTGAAAATAATGATATTGTTGGTGGCTTCTTTAACAAGAAAGGGGCTATATCAGCGCGTTGGGATAAGACGACACCAAAATCGTATGCTGAAATGACCTCTACAGAGCCTGTTCAATCCGTATTTGAAGCGGAATTCATCATGGATAAGGACCCAACACATCGCTATAATTTAGCTAGTACTTATGCCCCTATTCAAGGGGAGTTTATGGAACAAGGCTTGATGGAACATACGATTCCGTCCTTTGAATTATTAAATAAAACTGGTTCTAGTACGATTAAAGGTGTTAAACAATTTATCTCTGGCACTAGTGATATTAGCATAGCTGAAGGCATCAAATTTAATTATCCAAAAGGATTTACCCGTCTTAATGAAAAGGGGAAAATTGCTTTCACTAAGCATAATGTACGCCTTGATATTGAATCTTTTACAATTCCAGTACAAGCAGTTAGCACAGGCATGCCTACGATGATGGGTAAACAAATGCTAGGTGATTACTATCTTAAACAATTGGTTGAGGTAAATAAGGCAACCATCACTCGATACGAAACGCATATCATCGATGGTAATGTTATGTTCTACTTGGCAGGTCATATGAAGAATCCTAATACGGCTGATACATCCGCAGCGGCACCAGTATCCTTCGCAGCTACTATTATCTTAGGTAATGAAGGCAATGTAGCTGTGGCTCGTATGATTGGCCCAGCAGGCACAAGCCTTAGCACACCAGAGCTTATCGATGTGCTCGATGGATTCAAGTTGACTACTACATTGAATACGAACCAATCTTCGCAAGTGTTGTAATATACACATAATATTCTTTTATTTGTATAATTCTGTATAATTTGTGCTATAATAAAAGAAATCCTCTAGAAAAAGAGGAGTTTTCCTTGATGGTCTAGAATATAATAATATAGGCTAAACGATCTTTGATCAT is part of the Veillonella nakazawae genome and harbors:
- a CDS encoding amino acid ABC transporter ATP-binding protein, with translation MTFVNMERIEKRFNNQTVLRDVSLKMNRGEIVSIIGPSGSGKSTFLRCLGQLETIDGGSITVDGTVLASTDANGTVNYASQETQHDLLLRMGMVFQSFNLFPHMTVLDNIMIAPRMVKGMKDDEILSIAERLLNKVGLWEKRDMYPSRLSGGQQQRVAIARALAMNPEIMLFDEPTSALDPELTGEVLKTIKQLADDHMTMIIVTHEMNFAREVSDRVIFMADGVIQEEGTPEQIFNNPQNDRTKAFLENML